A window of Pirellula sp. SH-Sr6A contains these coding sequences:
- a CDS encoding exonuclease domain-containing protein, with product MERIVAIDFETANHQPNSACQVGLVVMEGFEIVSERSWLIRPPRLYFSPQCVRVHGLTARDCMNQPSWKELWPEIREILSKSVLLGHNVGFDARVLTETCKHYELPIPPQEIQCTRLLAKRVWPALDGHGLANVAQHLGLVFQHHDALEDARASATIARLARDKTRSGSFLELEEATGLLRGAIRVDRVQSPRAIRLHRMQSEIEVSARVQSKVYRADGVPSAASHGLRRAKTLAQTILDRAASLQPLAGKQVLLVDSLLGLDRQEAIRFLESLGAEVHAQLNFKIQYVIFGVPSAAAATPSLFGDGTFLGVGEGTDPEVSRIAQEIDKRRGLGQTIVSLSQRQLLALIPCAAEIVRGD from the coding sequence ATGGAACGCATTGTTGCGATCGATTTTGAAACCGCTAACCATCAACCCAATTCGGCTTGTCAGGTAGGTTTGGTGGTTATGGAGGGGTTCGAGATCGTGTCCGAACGATCTTGGCTGATTCGACCTCCAAGACTGTATTTTTCTCCGCAGTGCGTTCGCGTTCACGGTCTGACCGCTCGCGATTGCATGAATCAGCCCTCATGGAAAGAACTTTGGCCGGAGATCCGCGAGATCCTCAGCAAAAGTGTTTTGCTCGGGCACAATGTCGGATTCGACGCGCGCGTCTTGACGGAGACTTGCAAGCACTACGAGTTACCGATCCCGCCGCAAGAAATCCAATGCACCCGTTTGCTCGCGAAGCGTGTTTGGCCGGCGCTCGATGGCCATGGTTTGGCCAACGTGGCCCAGCATTTGGGGCTGGTTTTTCAACACCATGACGCGTTGGAAGACGCCAGAGCCAGTGCGACGATTGCACGTTTGGCACGCGACAAGACGCGATCGGGCAGTTTCCTGGAGCTAGAGGAAGCGACCGGTTTGCTACGAGGTGCGATACGGGTCGATCGGGTACAGTCTCCCCGAGCCATCCGATTGCACCGCATGCAAAGCGAAATCGAGGTCTCAGCCCGCGTGCAATCAAAAGTGTATCGTGCCGACGGCGTCCCCAGCGCGGCATCTCACGGGTTGAGGCGTGCGAAGACACTTGCCCAGACCATTCTCGACCGGGCCGCGTCGCTTCAGCCCCTGGCTGGCAAACAGGTCTTGCTCGTCGATAGCCTGCTCGGACTGGATCGGCAGGAAGCAATTCGATTTCTCGAGTCGTTGGGGGCCGAAGTCCACGCGCAGTTGAATTTCAAGATCCAGTATGTGATCTTCGGTGTTCCCTCGGCTGCAGCGGCCACTCCGTCCCTTTTCGGCGATGGGACTTTTTTGGGGGTCGGCGAAGGAACGGATCCCGAGGTGAGCCGGATCGCCCAGGAGATCGATAAAAGGAGGGGGCTCGGGCAGACAATTGTCAGTTTGTCCCAGCGACAATTGCTAGCGCTGATCCCATGTGCGGCAGAAATCGTTCGAGGGGATTAG
- a CDS encoding ExeA family protein: protein MYESHWGLAERPFEGKANENSYYPSESHQAAALKLGYAIEQRRAIAVLCGESGLGKTMILESCLEQLADSFSPIARVVYPAMPSEQLIQHIARQIGPHEKGSLSDLARSIELLDRVLRHNVAQDLHAVVAIDEAHLLSQFGSLEGLRLLLNLASDSCLRESPITLVLCGATSIISHLAKSSSLEDRIAVRCVLERFSIDDTTAYIQHRMRQAGTDRDDIFSSASIETVQLLSMGVPRRINRLCDLALMIGFAQDLQQIDPRTIENAHRELSSVRHAA from the coding sequence ATGTACGAGTCGCACTGGGGTTTGGCTGAACGACCGTTCGAAGGGAAGGCCAACGAGAACTCGTACTATCCATCGGAGAGCCATCAAGCGGCCGCGTTGAAGCTAGGTTACGCGATCGAACAACGTCGCGCGATCGCGGTTCTCTGCGGAGAATCAGGCTTGGGGAAAACGATGATTCTTGAGTCTTGTCTCGAACAACTCGCCGACTCGTTTTCTCCGATCGCGCGCGTGGTTTACCCTGCCATGCCTTCGGAGCAACTGATCCAGCACATCGCCCGGCAAATCGGACCGCACGAGAAAGGATCGTTGTCGGATTTGGCGCGTTCGATCGAGCTTTTAGATCGCGTTCTCCGTCACAACGTCGCGCAGGATTTGCACGCGGTCGTGGCGATCGATGAAGCGCATCTCCTTTCCCAATTTGGGTCTCTGGAAGGCCTTCGATTGCTTCTCAATCTGGCGTCCGATTCCTGTCTCCGTGAGTCTCCGATCACGTTGGTTCTGTGCGGGGCTACCTCCATCATCTCGCATCTTGCGAAAAGTTCTTCGCTGGAAGATCGAATCGCGGTCCGATGCGTTCTCGAACGATTCTCGATCGATGACACCACCGCCTACATCCAGCATCGAATGCGTCAGGCCGGAACCGATCGGGACGATATCTTTTCGTCCGCGTCCATCGAAACGGTTCAATTGCTGTCGATGGGGGTTCCGAGACGAATCAATCGTTTGTGCGATCTGGCACTGATGATCGGTTTCGCCCAGGATCTCCAGCAGATCGATCCTCGAACGATCGAGAATGCGCATCGCGAACTTTCTTCGGTTCGCCACGCCGCTTGA
- a CDS encoding tyrosine-protein kinase family protein has protein sequence MSNEVNQAYLRAYIKNRVANRPSSDSSAPLPPKSTLNGAGETETTYRRADLGVPGAPAARQSPPAAKPVPPNVPRPLVRPSDATHLEPEEVRGVWSPLGAERGMKGTGVFRAQPAVVVNGAPTMVVHPESSAQPTAAPPNKPIPRSVTSPAHPFPSIRIDSGHGKVTSHLAPATPTPASAPISPVPPKAPIQPAERPVASDVRQETRMVADSAPHAPKALHSQRLPAATPPRMDRKETTKATTEVPLPVAFRPSWEVDKFFWPEVLLQLEKSNRSAFEQIGQHLRLANQDGLRVMAITSGERGVGRSTVAMHLARCAAAAGLQVGLLDADTCYPSLIDQLRLDMEHGWQDCLFENVPLEEVAVRSVEDNITVYPLTSIIAAQQLHANLNRAARIVKRISSVHDIVFLDSNRLNLEQRDLVGVSQECVVDAAVLVVDTELSIREKVDTANSILQGMGIASVGMVENFHA, from the coding sequence ATGAGCAACGAAGTCAATCAAGCCTACTTGCGTGCCTACATCAAGAATCGGGTTGCAAACCGACCGAGTTCCGACTCTTCCGCTCCGTTGCCGCCGAAAAGCACGTTGAACGGCGCGGGCGAAACCGAAACGACCTACCGACGAGCCGATTTGGGGGTACCAGGAGCTCCGGCTGCACGGCAATCGCCACCTGCAGCGAAACCTGTCCCGCCAAATGTTCCGCGACCTCTTGTGCGCCCTTCGGACGCGACGCATCTCGAACCGGAAGAGGTTCGTGGAGTTTGGTCTCCGCTGGGAGCCGAGCGTGGTATGAAAGGGACGGGGGTGTTTCGGGCTCAGCCCGCCGTGGTTGTGAACGGGGCTCCGACGATGGTCGTTCATCCCGAGTCTTCTGCCCAGCCAACCGCTGCGCCTCCGAACAAGCCGATACCCCGAAGTGTTACCAGTCCAGCGCATCCTTTTCCGTCGATTCGGATCGATTCGGGGCATGGCAAAGTGACTTCGCATTTGGCCCCCGCGACTCCCACGCCGGCGTCGGCTCCGATCTCTCCGGTTCCTCCTAAGGCGCCGATACAACCAGCAGAGCGTCCCGTCGCGAGCGATGTAAGGCAAGAAACGCGGATGGTTGCCGATTCTGCACCGCATGCACCGAAAGCTCTCCATTCTCAACGGTTACCTGCGGCAACTCCGCCGCGGATGGATCGCAAAGAAACGACCAAAGCGACGACCGAAGTCCCTTTGCCAGTTGCGTTTCGTCCCTCGTGGGAGGTGGACAAGTTCTTCTGGCCTGAAGTGCTCCTTCAGTTAGAAAAGTCCAATCGCTCCGCCTTTGAACAAATCGGACAACACTTGCGTTTGGCAAACCAAGACGGGTTGCGGGTGATGGCGATCACCAGCGGGGAACGCGGGGTTGGACGCAGCACTGTCGCTATGCATTTGGCCCGCTGCGCGGCAGCCGCAGGGTTGCAAGTCGGATTGCTGGATGCCGATACCTGTTATCCAAGCCTCATCGATCAGCTTCGACTCGATATGGAACATGGATGGCAAGACTGCTTGTTTGAGAACGTTCCGCTCGAGGAAGTCGCCGTTCGTTCGGTGGAAGACAACATCACCGTCTATCCCCTCACTTCCATCATCGCGGCCCAACAGCTTCATGCCAATCTCAATCGCGCCGCTCGGATCGTCAAGCGGATTTCTTCGGTGCATGATATTGTTTTCCTCGATTCGAATCGATTGAATCTCGAACAGCGCGACTTGGTCGGTGTATCGCAGGAATGCGTTGTGGATGCGGCGGTTCTCGTCGTCGACACCGAATTGAGCATTCGGGAGAAGGTCGACACAGCGAATAGCATTCTGCAAGGGATGGGAATTGCTTCGGTTGGCATGGTCGAGAACTTTCACGCGTAA
- a CDS encoding dockerin type I domain-containing protein, whose protein sequence is MAKASKKNLRRLRVEILESRRVMASLPFGAEPEDTGEFMLGRIAVTPVFLESDGSIDPSTENWSPAQVEQVFSNIQTGLNWWTQLLATKSSVHSLEWVIDRTYVDNQPPISYEPINRNSNAYTLWVSEFLTDIGYASSPDIETNMRAFNQAQRQKWNTDWSFTIFVVNSRNDADDSFAVGGSFSRAFAFAGGLFQVVPSDRPASTFTHETGHMFWARDEYAGSGNYYQRRGYYNAQNTNAVDLNPQSGFVQQPSIMSSDTSLQTAYTSLVSPDSTLAQIGWKDSDGDGIFDVLDVPLLLEGTGRMSSTGANYRFVGRAAAQALSNINSSGLQNNITLNTVDRIEYRINGGAWTTIATPRTYEANIDVTIPLSVTTGSIEIRAIDADLGITSNLFQGVLGPKPDVTIVSGINGFVWNDIDQNGTWNSNENGLSGATISLVNGAGQVLQLQRTLEPDDFGSGQLNTVQNGVRIDTIGNNTNGRIAVLDDTAASTGTKVFKPVAINGTILDSFSGDDQQLRARFDANTTFASIDVFAVIDDTDVRLDAYDAIGNLVARSERKGLLGGQRVTLEVGSSSPNISYVIARGFDKSFVKLDNLRFGPRSTTVARSDGSYSFPYLPAGTYNLRVSGPSSGYESSSPLSSLQTVVLASAALSHVDFGIYLPPSPWQNPTLPENVNNQGGVDPLDVLLLINEINRGGSRALQGSGLTAPPYWDPTGDRVLDPLDVLLVINYINRNGVGPSSTGNRSGTGSGGTEGTSGATGSGGTGGSGEGEAPNAGKVLPFVSFVHDLQAADRETRIERSTSTMARRAADGMETCGCPACSAFSCVSGEATPSLLDIASVSDSSENDSSMGPNRLSKKRVSPTVENLSLEEWMDLVANRS, encoded by the coding sequence ATGGCGAAAGCGAGCAAAAAGAACCTTCGACGGCTCCGCGTCGAGATCCTGGAGTCTCGTCGCGTCATGGCATCCCTCCCTTTTGGAGCGGAACCGGAGGATACCGGCGAATTCATGCTTGGGCGGATTGCTGTCACTCCCGTCTTTCTGGAGAGCGACGGGTCCATCGATCCGAGCACGGAGAATTGGTCCCCTGCCCAAGTAGAGCAGGTCTTTTCCAATATTCAGACCGGGCTGAACTGGTGGACACAACTCTTGGCGACCAAGTCGTCTGTCCATTCGCTCGAATGGGTGATCGACCGGACCTATGTCGACAATCAGCCCCCCATTTCTTACGAGCCAATCAATCGAAATTCGAATGCCTACACCCTTTGGGTTTCCGAGTTCTTGACCGATATCGGTTATGCTAGCAGTCCGGATATCGAGACGAATATGCGCGCATTCAACCAGGCGCAACGTCAGAAATGGAATACCGACTGGTCGTTTACCATATTCGTCGTCAATTCTCGCAACGATGCAGACGACTCTTTTGCGGTTGGCGGTTCTTTTTCTCGCGCGTTCGCATTCGCCGGCGGGCTTTTCCAAGTCGTCCCGTCGGACCGTCCTGCATCGACGTTCACGCACGAGACAGGGCATATGTTCTGGGCCCGAGACGAGTATGCTGGCAGTGGCAATTACTACCAACGCCGAGGCTATTACAACGCCCAAAACACCAATGCGGTCGACCTCAATCCGCAAAGCGGTTTTGTGCAGCAACCGAGCATTATGTCGAGCGATACGTCGCTTCAAACCGCGTACACGAGCCTGGTGTCCCCGGACTCGACTCTGGCTCAGATCGGTTGGAAAGACTCCGACGGCGATGGCATCTTCGACGTCCTCGATGTTCCGTTGTTGCTCGAAGGAACGGGCAGAATGTCGTCAACCGGTGCCAATTATCGGTTCGTCGGTCGAGCCGCCGCCCAGGCATTGTCGAATATCAATTCCTCCGGATTGCAGAACAATATCACGCTCAACACGGTCGATCGCATCGAGTACCGGATCAACGGGGGAGCTTGGACGACGATCGCTACCCCTCGAACGTACGAAGCGAATATCGATGTCACGATTCCTTTGAGCGTAACCACAGGCTCGATCGAGATTCGAGCCATCGACGCGGATCTCGGCATCACCAGCAATCTGTTTCAAGGCGTGTTGGGGCCAAAACCGGATGTGACGATTGTCTCGGGCATCAACGGATTCGTTTGGAACGATATCGATCAAAACGGCACTTGGAATTCGAATGAAAACGGGCTTTCCGGAGCCACCATTTCCTTGGTGAATGGTGCCGGTCAAGTCCTTCAACTGCAACGTACGCTGGAACCCGATGACTTCGGCAGCGGTCAGCTAAACACGGTGCAAAATGGGGTCCGCATCGATACGATCGGAAACAACACCAACGGCCGTATCGCAGTTCTTGATGACACCGCCGCTTCAACGGGTACCAAGGTCTTCAAGCCCGTTGCGATCAACGGGACCATACTGGACTCGTTTTCCGGAGATGATCAACAACTTCGAGCTCGATTCGATGCCAATACCACGTTCGCCTCGATCGACGTGTTTGCGGTGATCGACGATACCGACGTCCGATTGGACGCATACGATGCGATTGGCAATCTGGTCGCACGATCGGAACGCAAAGGTTTGTTGGGTGGGCAACGGGTGACGTTGGAAGTTGGCTCTTCCTCACCAAACATTTCCTACGTCATCGCGCGAGGATTCGACAAATCGTTTGTGAAGCTGGACAATCTACGCTTTGGCCCTCGATCGACGACGGTGGCTCGAAGCGACGGGAGCTATTCATTCCCCTATCTCCCGGCTGGGACCTACAACCTGCGAGTCAGCGGGCCCTCCTCAGGCTATGAATCGAGCTCCCCTCTATCCAGCTTGCAAACCGTTGTCCTGGCGAGCGCCGCACTGTCCCACGTCGACTTTGGAATCTATCTTCCGCCGAGCCCTTGGCAGAACCCCACGCTCCCCGAGAACGTGAATAATCAAGGGGGCGTCGACCCGTTGGACGTGCTTCTCCTCATCAACGAGATCAATCGCGGTGGCAGCCGTGCGCTGCAAGGTTCGGGGCTTACCGCACCACCCTATTGGGACCCCACCGGGGATCGTGTTCTCGACCCCTTGGATGTCCTGCTGGTAATCAATTACATCAACCGGAACGGCGTCGGCCCTAGTTCCACCGGCAACCGAAGTGGAACCGGCAGCGGCGGCACGGAAGGCACGAGTGGGGCGACAGGAAGCGGCGGTACTGGCGGAAGCGGGGAAGGGGAAGCACCCAACGCGGGCAAGGTTCTGCCGTTCGTATCCTTTGTTCACGACCTGCAAGCCGCAGACCGCGAGACGCGGATCGAACGCAGCACCAGCACTATGGCCAGACGAGCCGCGGACGGGATGGAAACATGCGGTTGCCCGGCATGCTCCGCTTTTAGTTGTGTCTCGGGCGAAGCAACTCCGTCTCTCTTGGACATCGCATCCGTTTCCGACAGCTCGGAAAACGATTCCTCGATGGGGCCGAATCGTCTCTCCAAAAAAAGAGTCTCTCCAACAGTGGAGAACCTTTCGCTCGAAGAATGGATGGATCTCGTTGCAAATCGATCGTAG